Below is a genomic region from Brassica oleracea var. oleracea cultivar TO1000 chromosome C9, BOL, whole genome shotgun sequence.
ACTGCGATAAGGAGCAGAAGCTGCACTGCGAGAAGGAGCAAGACCACTAGTAGAAACCGAAGCAGGAGCTTCGGTAGAAGTCGGAGTAGGAGCACGAGCACGAGCAGAAACCGAAGCTGGAGCAGTAGCAGCAGCAGCAGCAGGAGTCCAAAACGGATCAGCACCACGAGTATGAGTATTAGCAGGCGCACCACCCTGAGTCTGAGATAAAAGGATCTTCTCCTCTAATTTGATAAAACGGTCCGTCTTTGAAATTTCCAGATGTAGAAATGCATGGAAACACATCTCCCTACAAAAAATAAATAATTTAAAAAAGGGTTAACGACGCAACAATTTAAGAACTATGGACATCAATAACATCAATTAAAGGAAACATAACTTACGGTGGATGAAAAATTAGACTCTATGGTAATAATATCTTCATATGAAATCTTAGGAGATCCTTTCCAATTCCTGCACCTCATGGTAGTTACGCCTTCTCTCAGTTTCTGACCCAAAAGAGACCCAATGTCCGGAACAGCCTCCATCAACCAAATCTGAAGTGCATACGAGAATCCATCTACGACATAACTGTTTTGCGTCTTCACTTTATCCCTAGCTTTGATAATGGAACTCACCAGCACATCAAAACAGTGAAGACCCCATGGATATTTCCTCATCTTCTCGAAGTCCATCACGAGCTTGATGTACTTGTGTGGGATACACACCTTCTCATCCTTCGCCATAAGAATACCAGCAATCACACACAAATACACCAACCTCAGCCTATCAACACGAGACTAGGTATTACACAACTTCACATGCACCTTCCTGATTTGCTGAACCAAAATATTTTTTTGTCTCCTTAGAAACTTACTCCAAAACCCTCCATCATATTCCCAGTCATCAATCTCCAAGTTAGGCTCGTCATTGTATTTCATACCTGTGATCACATAGAATTCTTGCAATGAAAATCTGAGAGGCCTCCTAGCATAATGGAACCACGACTCATGACACTTTGCGGTCAGAAGCTGCTTACAAACGAAGGTGTGGATCGCTCTTGCCGAAAACTGAAGCTTGTGTACATAAATGGCCACAACCTGAGCAAATAGCGGATCCTCCAACACTTCTTTGTACTCGTCTGGACAGTACTTCGCCACCTTCGCAAGTATGGAAGTTCGACAACTGTTGTTGACCTTCTCAACTTGTGTTTCAGTTCCCTCTTTGAATAAGCATTTATGCAACTAATCAATTGTCATACCTGTGAACAATGAAAGAAACACAATCACTACAGTCAATATTCATAAAACACATAATACAAGTCACAAGATAAAATAAGAGTTGCAAGAGATCGGTTGCTACAAAAACAATTTAACCAAAGCTCAAAAAAGTAGGAAACTTTGATAAGATTGAAGCTTAAATAATTCACTGAAACAAAAATCGAAACTTATGACAGTCAAAATCGCTCTTAAAAAAACTCAAGTAAAAGATACAAAGACATGGAAAAAATTCATAAACAAACCTGAGGAGAATCGATTGGTTTGCTTGAAACTATGGCTGAGAGAGTGAGAGCGGAGCTGTGAGGCACGAGTTCAGTTATCGGCGAGGTACGAGCTTCAGTGGTCTTCGGCGACTTACTTGAGAACGAATAGCGAAGTGAGACGAGGTCTCTGAGACTTCGATGGAGAAGAAGAAGAACACCGGCGGAGTATTACCGGCCAGAAGGACACCGGCGACGGCGAGATCTCCTTTTGGAGCACTTCAAATCGTCTTTTCTCTCTATCAAAGGAGGAGGAAACAATTAGAGTTCGTCGGGCTTTGTCAATTTTTCTCTTTTGTATTTCTTTTTATTTTATTTATTTTTAATACTTAAATTAACAAAAAAAAAATTTAATTTTTTTTCTTTTTTTTAAATAATGAAATTAATAAAAACGTTTAAGAGATTAGATTAGGGGTTTAACTGGGTTTACCGAAAAAATTATGGCATTGAGATCATATTTTGTTCCATATTTCCAATTTTTCCTAATATTTATTTATCTTAGATGTATCTACCATAGGTTACGTTCTTATTCTGGTGGAATTCTTCGAAGTTCACTACGGTTTAAGTCTGTTGGAATTTGAGCAACGTAGGCTAATAAGTGAAGAAGTTCCTAAATACATTTCTTCCTTTGGGAACTTCTTCGTCCATCCCAAACAAAAAATCGCACGAAGTTTAAAGAAAAAAAAAGGAATTTCAACTTCTGGAAGGTTAGCAAAAGATACCCCACTTGATATTTTACCTTCATTGATATTCAACTAAAGCGGTTGTCGTTTAGTTTTGCCAAGTTGAAAGTTCAAAATTGATTTTCAATAGTATTAAAATAAAATATACAATTGTCAGTAACTGACACAACTTGCATTATACATAACTTTAATATTTTTCTTAATTTATAATATTTTTATTTTAGATGCATTGCAATCAATATATACATGTACAAGTGAGATGATCAGTATAGGGGTTTCCCTAAATTTCATGCTATTTTTTTCTAAACAAATCCTATTTTTACTTATTTTTAAATATAACATGCTATTTTTTCAGCATAACTCCTTTATCTCATGTCACATAAGCACATGTTTAATGCACCGCAGCCGCCAAGCCATGACTGCCAAAGTCCCAAGTCCACGGTCACTTCTATCATCAAGACCAAGCCTGTATCACGCACCAAATTGATAAAAGGAAAACAGTAAACTACTAAACCAATGATTTTTTTTTAAATAACTGCAATTTCCAAACTTGCACTGATACTAAATTTTGATCTGCGCCTATTTTTTTTTTAAATATGATGTTATTTGTTTTTTATGTCATTATTTAAGATTGAGAAAAAACTCGAATTCGAATAACCGAAAAGATCCCAATCCGAATAAGTAGTACCAAATCGAAACCGACATTGATTAAATATCCGTATTATTCAAAATTTTGGTATTTGAAGAACTGAAACCTAATCCGATCCGAACCGAAGTATTTTGGATATCCAAAATAGATTTATATACTTATATATATTAATTATTTTTAGATTTAATGTACATAAAAACATCCAGAATATATATGATACTTTTAAGTTCGTTTAAATACTTGAAAATATATACAAATAATCAAACGTAAATATCTAAAACAATTAAAATATATCAAAACTCCGAAAATACTTAAATAATTATTAATTCTCTATCCAAATATTTAAACCAAACCAATTTATATGTTAAGTTCGGTACTCTGACGTATGTTATTCAAATTTATATGTAATATGTACTCTATTGTTTATAGAGTTTTTAAAAATTAAACAATATAATAAACTTCAAATCTTTTAAAATAATTTAAATTAGTTATCCAAATCCGAACCGAATCCTCAAAGATCAGAACTGAACACGAAATTCCAAACAGACTCGAAAACGAACCCGAACGCCCACCCCTAATCACTATTATATATCCTATATGTGACATCATAAGTTACAAAAATATGTGTTATCATATAATTAATCGTATTTTACATGTGCCATCAAATAAGTAATCTTATAATTAATAATATTTTATAAGTACAACCATATAAATAATCACATATATTATATTTTTAAATTTCGATGTAAAATATAAAAACCATAATTTAAGTTGGTGTTTGAAACTGGGTTTTGTATTGTATTTTTCTTATATATATTGAAAACATTTTTATAATGGTTATTGGAAAATATGTTAGTAAAAATCAAAATTTGAATATATGTATATTTTTGAATGAATTTTTGATATAAATTAATTTTAAATTATTATTTTGATTTGAATATGTATATCAAGTAACATAAACTCATTACTTTTTAATATAATATAATGGACTTCCAATTTTTTTAATAGCATAAGCCCATTATTATTTTTTCCTAACTTACTGCTATCCATGTTTCCAAATAACACTATTTTTTTAACTAGTATCTATGTTGGCAAACAAAAACTTAAAGTACTTATACTTTAATAAGATAGATTTTTAATATAATGTAATGGACTTCCAATTTTTTTTAATAGCATAAGCCTATTACTTTTTTTCCCTAAATTACTGCTATCCATGTTTCCAAATAACACTATTTTTTAACTAGAATCTATGTTGCCAAACAAAAACTTAAAATACTTTTAATTTAATAAGATAGATAGGAGATAATCCTGTTTGAGACTTACTTTAAAAATTATTAAAACTCGAAAGATAAGTAAATATAAACAACTATTTACACAAAAAGTATTGAAAATCTTAATTCTAACTAAAATAAAATATTAAAATATATTTAAAATAAAACTAATACTGTATATAATTATTCTAACTTAATGATTTATCAAAAGAAACCATGGTCCTTTTAAGCATCAAACAACTCTATGGAATATACAATTAAATCTCTGTTATATTTTTTTTTATAAAAAGTCAGTATTGGATACCACATTTATTTTACAACAATATATATAACTTATTGCGAATAACTATTATAAATATATTGAAATCAACTCCTTTCTTCCTCGGCTCTTACCCTCCTCCGGTTTCTCTCAGGTGAGAGAGGCGTTTTTTCTCTCGTTTTTCTCTCCACAAACTCCTCTCTTCCTCGGCTCTTACCCTCCTCCGATTTCCTCAGGTGGCCGGCGGTGGGTCTTTCCCGTCGGTCCGCCACCCCTAATCTCCCCGCTCATCCAATTCCTCTCCCTGTTGTGCTAAAGCCTCCTCACTTCCTCTTTGCGCCTCCTTCTCTGTTTCTCGCCGGATTGTGGCCAGATCCGGTGACCAATTCGACGATTGGGTGTGTATCCAGTGTCTCTGGAGAGAGGGTGAGGTCGTGACTGTCTGTATGCTTGCAGGAGGTGCCGTCGTCTTGGTAGATTTAGGGTTTGACTAGTGGTGATTCTGGGTCAGTTCCGCCGCGGAAGCTCACCGGAATGAAGCGCATCACTGCCTCTTCTCCTACGGTCCGCAGCCTCCTCTGTGTTTCCTCTGTCTTCTCCTTCGGCCACAACTTTAGAGCTTCCCCGTCTTGTTCCCATGGTCTGAGACGAAGCGACGAGACTGAGGAGCTCGTTGGGGACCTCAACCTTAGCTCAAGCAACAACAACCATGGTTTCCTTTGGTGATGTGTTCGTATCCTCCTTCTTGCTACTGACGTCGTCTGCTATAGTTTGAGGACAACCCGATGTGGTGACTCATTTGCTCGTAGGCGGAGCTTTCTATCATCTTTTAGGCGGCATGTTTCTAGGAGTGTTATGCCTCTTTATGTGCTTCATGCCCTTGTGTTCGTAGCTCCGACGAGTTGACTTAGTGTTCTTTTGAAGTCTTTGCTGTATCCTTTGTGTCGTGTGGGCGGTGTTGGAGCCTGTTGTACCGCTCATGCTTGACCGTAACACGAGTTTCCATGTAAACAATGTTGCTACGGGTGAACCTTTGTCTCTCCGTCGAGATGACTCGGCTTATTTGGTCAAGGCCCTCCTCCAGCGGAGCTCCAGAGGCGTATGCCAGGCGCTTCCGTTGATGCCTGCTCGGAGCCACTTCGGTGAGTTCTTGACCGAACTCTCCCTTGCCATTCTCTTGCTTCATCTGGTTTGTGTCAGGTAGAGTAAGAAGAGTTATGATTACGGTGATTATATTGTTGTTCTGCTTGATCTTTTGCCTATTAATTACAAGTTTTATGTGTTAGTATCCTAGTGGTTTTTTAATATTTTTGTGGTCACTAGGATCAAATCAGCTCTTAGCAGACAGTGGTTTCAATTAAATTTGTAACCGAACTTTCATTTTCATAATGATATTTACCATTTAGCAAAAAAAAAATATATATTGAAATCAAAATACAAAAGGAAAATATAACCAAGTTTTTCCAATGAAATTCTTGCTGGAAAAGTTAGGGAAAAATTTCATGACGATCGCACCAGTTAGGGAAAAGTTTCATGACGATCGCACCTAGTAAGCCATCTCTGGTTAAAACTTAAAACCATGGTGGTTGCATCAATACATTGAAAGAGTACATATAAAGAAGAGCATGGAAGCTATGAAGAAACAAGCACTTGGGTTTGGTAATATAATCTTAACATGTTTACCAAAAAAAAAAACTTGGTTTTGTAAGTGGAAAATCTTAAGAAGACTAGCTTCTTTGCCTTGACTTGACTTTTGGACTAGTAACAGAACCGAGAACAGGATCACGTCTGAGTAGTCGATTGCTGTTTGCTGCTGTCAGTATCATCAAACCGAGGAAAATCAAAACTGAGATAGATGAGGAGATGAGCATTAATCCAGCAGCGACCTGTTCTTTCACCTCCAGTGCATACTGAACTGAGTTTAAAGCAAGAAAGGTGATTGGAAACGAGTAAGCCCACCATGCGACATTGAATCTCTTCATTGACTTCTTGAAAAGATTTGGCCTACAGACCTGAAAATGTTAATAAAAATACAAAAAGGTTATATGTCTTGTCATACGATGTCATGTCTATTTCTTGGTGTGTTGTAAACTTACCAGAGACATGAAGATGAAGATTGAAAGAAAGAACAACATCTTTGCTAGAGGATCAAAGCTTCCACAAATAGAGTTCCAAGCAAAACTTCCCATGGCTGGTGCAGCAAAGAACAAGAAGAAAACTGGCCTCAGCTTGGTCGGGAAGTTGTTTCCACCTGGTAGGCGTTGATAAAGTGTGACAAAGATAACCAAATAGTGAACCATCCCTAGCGAGAACAAGCATAGAGCACACTCTCTCCAACCCATCTCTGCTGCTCCCCTTGCAGCCACTAGGTTTGCTATTACTGATACTTGGCTTGCCGGGTTTGCCATCATCGACAAAAACCTTTTCTCTGTTGTGAACCACTGGCCATAAAGCTTTGTGTCGAGGGTCAAGACCGGAAGAGCAAACACCGAGAATAATGTCTGATACAAAATGCTTTGTGGTTCCATCATGGGAGCTGACTGAAGCAAGATAAGCCATGAGATGGATGGAGCGTAAAGATAGTTCACTCCAATATAATGGGAGAACTCTTCCTTCACCATGTCAAAGAAGAAAAAACACTTCAACGCATACAAAAGACAGAGTAACAGTTGTGTTGCAAGTGCTAAGTACCACAGGAGATGGAATGCCATAGACGGGAGATTGCTATGCAAATGGGACATGCTCATTGAATCAGGTGCAATCATTATCTTCCACAGCAGAGCTTGGCTGCAGAGAGAGAGGCTTATTCTGAAATAGCCCGCATGGAGACCACTCAAAATAGACATTAGAACAATGGGTTTGGCATGAACGAGGTCAGTGTTTCTCTCTTTACTGATCGATGTCGAGTCATCAATATCGATATGAACTTCTTGCGTAGGAATCACCAAGCTTTCCATCTCGGTATATAGATGGAACAGAGGTAATGGCTTGTTTTGGATCTGAGTTGTTCTAACCTTAGGATGGAGTTCATATTATATAGGCAGAGAAGCTAATGGAGATTAATTAGTACAAAGCACACGTGATTAAGGGGGAGTTAGTTAGTGTTGGACAATGATGTTTACTTAAAAGATAATGGATTCTCATAAGGATAGCAACTTTTATAGTAACTTTTGATAAGTTCTGTAAGTTGTATAGTTACTTCCCAACATTCTTGTTTAAGCTTCATGAATATATAAATCCATTCCAGTTGTATCCCTTTTACAGATTAATCTTATATATATTTTGCTGCTTTACCTAACTGTAACCATTATAATTGAACAGGATTATTAGGTTTTCTTATCACAGGATGTTACCACTAGCTGTAAAGAGAGACTGATGCCAGCGACCTACTAATTCTTAAAATCCAATCTAACTTTGTATAAGATGTAAATGCAGATAAACAACTATATTGTTGTAAAAGATGATAAGCTTTTAAGTTCTAGTACATAGTCAGATGCAGTCACATATATTGATCAAGGTCAAGAGCCAATGCTTAAGGGATGAATCACTACAATAAAACAGGCGATTTGCAAGTCAGACACGTTTTGTGAGCCATTCCAGCATGTGTTAAAAAGCGCAGACTAAACCTTGGCTTAAGGGGAGGTCAGGCTGAGCATCCACCGCCTAGCATAAATGAGGTTAGGCCGTTTAACAAAAGTGCTAGCTCAGCAAAGCCTCGTCGTACCTAATAAAAACCTAATAAAGTTAATTACAAGTCTTAATTAAAACTCTATGCATAGATAGCCTTATATTCACTCTTGCCTCTACATGGTTTTATGATTACAAAAAGTGCTAACATGGGTTAGGATCAACAAAGACGGCTAACTTTATGTTTTCTTGTGTAGTTGCGCCTCAGGTACCAAAGGCGACCCTAAGCGCTCGCCTAGGCTTAGGGCATCTCCAACCCTACTCCAAAACTCACTCCAAACTCCATTTTGCAGTAAAATCATCTCCAACTCCATTCCAAAATCCACTCCAAAATGGAGTAATAAATATGATTACTCCAAATATGGAGTAAACCAACTCATTACTCCAAAATGGAGTTGAACTTTTTTATTTATAAAATAGTCATCCATATTTAAATATTTTCGTTTTTAATAAAATATTATTATAAATAGATATATAAATATTATTTCACTATATATATTATAAAAATTACTGTTAATATTTCTTAATTATATAAATATCCATCTAGTGAACTATTTTATGCAACAAATATATATAATTTAAAACATAAGAAACCATACATATAAAAAATAAAAGATAAGCACCATATAAAAGATATATAATATAAAACATAAAAGATCATACATACGAAAANNNNNNNNNNNNNNNNNNNNNNNNNNNNNNNNNNNNNNNTATTACTAATTTTTTAAATATTAAAAATATTTTATTTTGGAGTAGGAAATGGAGTAATACATTGGAGCAAAACTCAACTTCATTTTGGAGTTACTCTATTTTGGAGTAGAAAATGGAGTAATACATTGGAGATGCTCTTACAGTGTGTTCCAGCACTTCGTCGCCTAGCCCCACTTTAAAACAAAATTTGGTGTACAAAGCAAAAGTTATAATAGTTTAAAATATGCATGTACGGAATACCGGTCATAAAAAGTGGTAACGTTTTTAGATAATTTTATTTAATCAACCATTACTATTTTATATAAAAGTGCATTCTTAGCTTTCGCTTTATTCAAATATATCTATGCTATCAAGAATGTGAGTTCTTCACTTCATATTTCTGAAAACGGGATTTTATTAGGGTTATAAATGTGTTATATATGCAGATTTTTTAGCTGAACTTGAGAACTTCATTTAAATTCAAAGAAATTTTAATTAATCGGTTTTGCAAAGTTGGAATCTAAGAGTCTAAGCTCGATCGATTATATTAGATGCTTTATGTTTTTTTTTGTCAGCAACTAACTACGACATTGAGGTGTGGGGTTTGTGTAGACACTTATATTAGCTGTTTCAGGCTTTTAGTACACCATACTGCAAAAAGTAATTAGATTAAATATATTTATATATCGGTGATTCACAATAGTAAAAATAAATGGTGGGAGATATTTTGATAAATGAGTCATGAAGCACATATGCTGTGTCTCTCACACAAGTAACCGTTGATAATAACAATGAATAAACGGTCGAGAGATTTTTGAATAACTGCAAAATTTCTTCTAGGGCCAATAACATAAATAGGAAATTTTTTTAAAAAATCTTAACCATTGAAACTTTTCGTTTTCTATAAATTTTTTTGAAAAAAATGGAATAATAAAAGAAGAGGTCATTAGATTCGATGCTTTGATGGCAATTACCGAATCATATCAAACTATAAAAGAAGAGGTCATTAGATTTGATGACACATAGTTAGAAATATGCCATTTGCATAAGAACACTCCCCAAAGCTTCCAACATTACATGTTTATGGCAAAGCATTATCTTATGTGGAAACCCATCGGTTTAGTGACCAAGAATTATAGGTGTTTAGTGTTAGATTTTCCTATGATGCAGTTTTTATATATTAACAGATGCAAAGGTTATCATAAATTTTAAGAGATTAGAAGTATAAACCTCTGTCGCGGTCAATTTGGAATGTTGTGAAAATATGTAATAGTTAAATTTAATCTTATTTGAAAAGTAAACAAATGTTTTAGACTTTTCACATAACATTTAGCATATCATTTCTTATTTCTAAGTTAAACATCATTTATCATCTATTTAAACACAAAACTGTAGAATATATATATATTACTAGGGCCGGACCGCGCTACGCGCGGAT
It encodes:
- the LOC106317353 gene encoding S-type anion channel SLAH1-like produces the protein MESLVIPTQEVHIDIDDSTSISKERNTDLVHAKPIVLMSILSGLHAGYFRISLSLCSQALLWKIMIAPDSMSMSHLHSNLPSMAFHLLWYLALATQLLLCLLYALKCFFFFDMVKEEFSHYIGVNYLYAPSISWLILLQSAPMMEPQSILYQTLFSVFALPVLTLDTKLYGQWFTTEKRFLSMMANPASQVSVIANLVAARGAAEMGWRECALCLFSLGMVHYLVIFVTLYQRLPGGNNFPTKLRPVFFLFFAAPAMGSFAWNSICGSFDPLAKMLFFLSIFIFMSLVCRPNLFKKSMKRFNVAWWAYSFPITFLALNSVQYALEVKEQVAAGLMLISSSISVLIFLGLMILTAANSNRLLRRDPVLGSVTSPKVKSRQRS